The window ACCCCAACCGAATATGTAAATGAATATTGGATCTAAAACTATGTTTAATAATGCTGTTGCTATCATTGAATACATTGGACGTTTCACATCACCTTCTGCTCTTAAAATTGAAGACAAAACCATTGGAACTATCATAAAGAACATTCCTGCAAATATGATTGTTCCATATATTAAACTGTCATCAAGTGCTGCTCCACTTCCTCTCATGAATATTAGGATATCATCTAAAAATATATAATAATTATTGGAATTATGATTGAAGATATTACAGTAAGTATTAAGCTATGTGTTGCATTGTTTTCTGCTAATTTCTTATCTTTAGCACCAATTGCTCTTGCAATTGTGGAAGATGCGGCCGCACCAATACCATTACCGAATCCTACAAGAATGAAAAACAATGGAGCAACAAAACCAAGAGCAGCTAATAGGTTTGGACCAAGTCCAGATACCCAAATTGTATCTGCAAGGTTGTAAGCTATTATTAAAAGCATGGATAACATTGTTGGAACAGCTAGTTTTTTAATAGCTGTTTTTGGATTTCCTGTTAAAATATCAATGTTTTCAGTTTTAGTCATGTATTTTTTATATATGTTTAATAGTTTTTATGTTTTAAGAAAAAAAAGAAGAAAAAGGCTTAATGATTAATTAAGCCCAGGTATCAAAGATGGTTGCTGCAGGGTTGCTTCCGCTTTCAAGGTCACCATCAAAGTTAGGGTCATTGGATACTACTCCAACAACATAATTGCCATCGTCTGAAAGAACAATATAGTTGTAGCTTGTTATATCATCTTTGGTAAAACCTTGAACATTGATATCTTTGTCAGCATATTGAACGGTAGATTCATTTACAAGTTCATATCCTTGGTCAAGTATTGTTTGTTTTGATGATTCAATATCATCAGGAATGTCAATTGTTACTGTAACTGCATTGTTTTCATCAATTTGCATCATAATCATGTTGTCTTCTGTTTGAACTATTGTATAACCATCAGGAACATCAAATGTATTTTGTCCAATTTGTGCTTGTTCTGCTGCAACAGCACTTACGCTAATTGCAATTACTGACATTAAAAGTAATGCCATCAATAATTTTTTCATTTTCATTTAAAATCCTCCAAGAATATTTTATATTCTCTGATTAAATTTCGGTAATTTCAATTTAAATATGTTTTGTAATTTTTACATTATTGATTTTAATACTATTTTTTTATATTATGTTCATTTTTATTTTTGTTTATTAAAAATTAATTTTTTACTTTTTATATGGTAAATTATTATTTTTATTTTCTATTTATGTTCATATTTTAAGGTTTTATTATGAATTATTAATTTAAATTTTTTTAAATATTTAGATATTTTCTATTTTTAATAATCAGTTTCTCAAAATATTTTTTTCATATTACAGGACTGTGCATATTTAAAATAATGTTATGAACTTTTTTATAAAATTTTTAGTTATTCTATTAAATTTTTATAATAAATATTATATTTTATATAAAAAAATTGTAAATTATACAAATATTTGATTTTTTAAAATTTAATATACAATTAAATAAATATTTTATTAAAATTAGTTTATTTGTATACTATTTTTAAGAAAACTTTATATATTGGTTGAATAAAATAGTTTAAACAGTAATATAAATATTACAGTTTATGGAGGAAATCAATAATGGGAAATAAAAAAATTGCATGCATGTTCATATTCGTGTGCTTGATTGTTTCTTGAGGTATTGTGTCAGCAACAGTTGATGTGGATGTTGATGCAGATGTGTTTGATAATGATTTAGCTACGCGAATAGATTCAGCTGATGAGTTGTCTGATACTAATGTGGTTGAAGATCCATTGGTTGAATCCAGTGTAAGTGGAAATTTAGAAAGCAATAATGCTAATGCTAATCGTTTGGGTGTTAGTAGTTCAGTCTCTACAGTAAATGCTGCTGATAGTGATGGAAGTTCTTCTGAAGATGATATTGAGTACATTATTGTTGGAAGTTACTGTGGTGGAACAACTTCTAATGGTTATACAATATTCTGTGCGAATGTTCGAAATTCCGCTCCTTCACATAGTACTCCTTTGTCCATTAGAAATACTTCTGTTTTAAACAATACTGTTTATGGGAATAATGTTGGTGAATTGTTAAAAATATTAATCTATAATTATAATGATGAATTCAGTGGAGATTATTCACGTCAATCCGCAATTTGGCGTTTAACTAATTATGAGTATAGGAATTATACTTCAAGTGACACAATTACGGATGTTGTAAATAAAGTAATTGAAGATTATGACAATGGTGTT is drawn from Methanobrevibacter sp. and contains these coding sequences:
- a CDS encoding MATE family efflux transporter, producing MTKTENIDILTGNPKTAIKKLAVPTMLSMLLIIAYNLADTIWVSGLGPNLLAALGFVAPLFFILVGFGNGIGAAASSTIARAIGAKDKKLAENNATHSLILTVISSIIIPIIIIYF
- a CDS encoding polysaccharide biosynthesis C-terminal domain-containing protein, with amino-acid sequence MRGSGAALDDSLIYGTIIFAGMFFMIVPMVLSSILRAEGDVKRPMYSMIATALLNIVLDPIFIYIFGWGVAGAAWASILSSGISTIIMSYWIWIKKDTFLRINHFKYNSGILKDILSISLPATSETY